A genome region from Cervus canadensis isolate Bull #8, Minnesota chromosome 10, ASM1932006v1, whole genome shotgun sequence includes the following:
- the TPX2 gene encoding targeting protein for Xklp2 isoform X1 encodes MSQVTTSYSYDAPMDFINFSSLTDEEDTQNIDSWFDEKANLENKFPGKDGTGGLFQGKTPLRKANLHQDVTPLRPVDNTYNKQAEKENLVEESIPSNECPSMKVKRTTSRNNPAQPQRRSLRLSAQKNLEQKEKHHVKMKAKRCATPVIINEFPPSKKMKVSHNKKKLEEEEEGNACQDISEKNESSPEKAKGRHTAPCIPPVRQKILKSTEEQELEKRVKMQQEVVEMRKRNEEFKKFALSGAGQPVKKSVSQVTKSVDFHFRTDERIKQHPKNQEEYKEVNFTSELRKHPASPARVTKGCTVVMPFNLSQGKKRTFDETASTYVPLAQQVEAFHKRTPTRYHLRNRKDDIMPLPSKSVVRICRDPQTPVLQTKHRTRPVTCKSAADLEAEELEKQQQYKFKAQELDPRILEGGPILPKKPPVKPPTQPVGFDLEIEKRIQERESKKKLEEEHYEFHSRPCPTKILEDVVGVPEKKELPITVPKSPAFALKNRIRMPTKEDEEEEEPVVIRAQPVPYFGMPFKPQIPVGRTVEVCPFSFDSRDKERQLQKEKKIKELQKGEVPKFKAHPLPHFDTINLPEKKVKNTTQVEPFCLETDRRGALKAQTWKHQLDEELKQQKEAACFKARPNTVISQEPFVPKREKKSVIEGLSGSLVQEPFQLATEKRAKERQELEKRMAEVEALKAQQLEEARQQEEEQQKEELARLRKELVHKANPIRRYQGVEVKSSDQPLTVPVSPKFSTRFQC; translated from the exons atgagaaggcTAATTTGGAGAATAAGTTTCCTGGGAAGGATGGTACAGGAGGGCTTTTTCAGGGCAAAACACCTCTGAGGAAGGCTAATCTTCATCAAGATGTCACACCTTTGAGGCCAG TTGATAATACTTACAACAaacaggcagaaaaagaaaatctggtgGAAGAGTCCATTCCATCAAATGAATGTCCTTCTATGAAAGTCAAAAGAACCACATCAAGAAATAATCCAGCTCAGCCTCAGAG AAGATCTCTCAGACTCTCTGCTCAGAAGAAtttggaacagaaagaaaagcatcatGTAAAAATGAAAGCCAAGAGATGTGCTACTCCTGTAATCATCAATGAATTTCCACCctccaaaaaaatgaaagt CTCTCACAATAAAAAGAAgttagaagaagaggaagaaggcaaTGCTTGTCAAGATATTTCTGAAAAGAATGAATCTTCCCCAGAAAAAGCCAAGGGCAGACATACTGCGCCTTGTATCCCACCTGTAAG GCAGAAGATTCTAAAAAGTACTGAGGAGCAAGAGttggagaagagagtgaaaatgcagCAGGAAGTGGTAGAGATGCggaaaaggaatgaagaattCAAAAAGTTTGCTCTTTCAGGAGCAG GGCAACCTGTGAAGAAATCAGTGAGCCAGGTTACCAAATCAGTTGACTTCCACTTCCGCACAGATGAGCGGATCAAACAGCATCCGAAAAACCAGGAGGAGTATAAGGAAGTGAACTTTACATCGGAACTGCGAAAacatcctgcatctcct gccCGAGTGACTAAGGGATGCACCGTTGTTATGCCTTTCAATCTgtcacaaggaaagaaaagaacatttgatGAGACAGCTTCTACATATGTTCCCCTTGCACAGCAGGTCGAAGCATTCCATAAACGAACTCCTACCAGATACCACCTGAGGAACAGGAAGGATGATATTA TGCCATTACCCTCCAAATCTGTGGTCAGAATATGCAGAGACCCACAGACTCCAGTGCTGCAAACCAAACATCGTACACGGCCTGTGACCTGCAAAAGTGCAGCAGATCTGGAAGCTGAGGAGCTTGAGAAGCAGCAACA ATACAAATTCAAAGCACAGGAACTTGATCCCAGAATTCTTGAAGGTGGGCCCATTTTGCCTAAGAAACCACCTGTGAAGCCACCTACTCAGCCTGTTGGCTTTGATTTAGAAATTGAGAAAAGGATCCAGGAGCgggagtcaaagaagaaattggaAGAGGAACATTATGAATTTCATTCCAGGCCCTGCCCTACTAAGATCTTGGAAGATGTTGTG GGTGTTCCTGAAAAGAAAGAGCTTCCAATCACTGTTCCAAAGTCACCAGCCTTTGCTCTGAAGAACAGAATCAGAATGCCCACCAAAGAAGATGAG GAAGAGGAGGAGCCAGTAGTGATAAGAGCTCAACCTGTGCCATATTTTGGAATGCCTTTTAAGCCCCAGATCCCAGTGGGAAGAACTGTGGAAGTATGCCCTTTTTCTTTTGATTCCCGAGACAAAGAACGTCAgttacagaaagagaagaaaataaaagaactccAGAAAGGAGAG gtGCCCAAGTTCAAGGCACATCCTTTGCCTCACTTTGACACCATTAACCTGCCAGAAAAGAAGGTGAAGAATACTACCCAGGTTGAGCCATTCTGCTTGGAGACAGACAGAAGAGGTGCCCTGAAGGCACAGACTTGGAAGCAccag CTGGATGAAGAACTAAAACAGCAGAAAGAAGCAGCTTGCTTCAAGGCTCGTCCAAACACTGTCATCTCCCAGGAGCCTTTTGTTCCTAAGCGAGAAAAAAAATCCGTTATCG AGGGCCTTTCTGGTTCTCTAGTTCAGGAACCTTTTCAGCTGGCGACAGAGAAGAGAGCCAAGGAGCGGCAGgagctggagaaaagaatggctgaGGTGGAGGCCCTGAAAGCCCAGCAGCTAGAGGAAGCCAGGCAGCAGGAGGAAGAGCAGCAGAAGGAGGAGTTGGCCAGACTACGGAAAGAACTG
- the TPX2 gene encoding targeting protein for Xklp2 isoform X2 codes for MSQVTTSYSYDAPMDFINFSSLTDEEDTQNIDSWFDEKANLENKFPGKDGTGGLFQGKTPLRKANLHQDVTPLRPVDNTYNKQAEKENLVEESIPSNECPSMKVKRTTSRNNPAQPQRRSLRLSAQKNLEQKEKHHVKMKAKRCATPVIINEFPPSKKMKVSHNKKKLEEEEEGNACQDISEKNESSPEKAKGRHTAPCIPPVRQKILKSTEEQELEKRVKMQQEVVEMRKRNEEFKKFALSGAGQPVKKSVSQVTKSVDFHFRTDERIKQHPKNQEEYKEVNFTSELRKHPASPARVTKGCTVVMPFNLSQGKKRTFDETASTYVPLAQQVEAFHKRTPTRYHLRNRKDDIMPLPSKSVVRICRDPQTPVLQTKHRTRPVTCKSAADLEAEELEKQQQYKFKAQELDPRILEGGPILPKKPPVKPPTQPVGFDLEIEKRIQERESKKKLEEEHYEFHSRPCPTKILEDVVGVPEKKELPITVPKSPAFALKNRIRMPTKEDEEEEEPVVIRAQPVPYFGMPFKPQIPVGRTVEVCPFSFDSRDKERQLQKEKKIKELQKGEVPKFKAHPLPHFDTINLPEKKVKNTTQVEPFCLETDRRGALKAQTWKHQLDEELKQQKEAACFKARPNTVISQEPFVPKREKKSVIVQEPFQLATEKRAKERQELEKRMAEVEALKAQQLEEARQQEEEQQKEELARLRKELVHKANPIRRYQGVEVKSSDQPLTVPVSPKFSTRFQC; via the exons atgagaaggcTAATTTGGAGAATAAGTTTCCTGGGAAGGATGGTACAGGAGGGCTTTTTCAGGGCAAAACACCTCTGAGGAAGGCTAATCTTCATCAAGATGTCACACCTTTGAGGCCAG TTGATAATACTTACAACAaacaggcagaaaaagaaaatctggtgGAAGAGTCCATTCCATCAAATGAATGTCCTTCTATGAAAGTCAAAAGAACCACATCAAGAAATAATCCAGCTCAGCCTCAGAG AAGATCTCTCAGACTCTCTGCTCAGAAGAAtttggaacagaaagaaaagcatcatGTAAAAATGAAAGCCAAGAGATGTGCTACTCCTGTAATCATCAATGAATTTCCACCctccaaaaaaatgaaagt CTCTCACAATAAAAAGAAgttagaagaagaggaagaaggcaaTGCTTGTCAAGATATTTCTGAAAAGAATGAATCTTCCCCAGAAAAAGCCAAGGGCAGACATACTGCGCCTTGTATCCCACCTGTAAG GCAGAAGATTCTAAAAAGTACTGAGGAGCAAGAGttggagaagagagtgaaaatgcagCAGGAAGTGGTAGAGATGCggaaaaggaatgaagaattCAAAAAGTTTGCTCTTTCAGGAGCAG GGCAACCTGTGAAGAAATCAGTGAGCCAGGTTACCAAATCAGTTGACTTCCACTTCCGCACAGATGAGCGGATCAAACAGCATCCGAAAAACCAGGAGGAGTATAAGGAAGTGAACTTTACATCGGAACTGCGAAAacatcctgcatctcct gccCGAGTGACTAAGGGATGCACCGTTGTTATGCCTTTCAATCTgtcacaaggaaagaaaagaacatttgatGAGACAGCTTCTACATATGTTCCCCTTGCACAGCAGGTCGAAGCATTCCATAAACGAACTCCTACCAGATACCACCTGAGGAACAGGAAGGATGATATTA TGCCATTACCCTCCAAATCTGTGGTCAGAATATGCAGAGACCCACAGACTCCAGTGCTGCAAACCAAACATCGTACACGGCCTGTGACCTGCAAAAGTGCAGCAGATCTGGAAGCTGAGGAGCTTGAGAAGCAGCAACA ATACAAATTCAAAGCACAGGAACTTGATCCCAGAATTCTTGAAGGTGGGCCCATTTTGCCTAAGAAACCACCTGTGAAGCCACCTACTCAGCCTGTTGGCTTTGATTTAGAAATTGAGAAAAGGATCCAGGAGCgggagtcaaagaagaaattggaAGAGGAACATTATGAATTTCATTCCAGGCCCTGCCCTACTAAGATCTTGGAAGATGTTGTG GGTGTTCCTGAAAAGAAAGAGCTTCCAATCACTGTTCCAAAGTCACCAGCCTTTGCTCTGAAGAACAGAATCAGAATGCCCACCAAAGAAGATGAG GAAGAGGAGGAGCCAGTAGTGATAAGAGCTCAACCTGTGCCATATTTTGGAATGCCTTTTAAGCCCCAGATCCCAGTGGGAAGAACTGTGGAAGTATGCCCTTTTTCTTTTGATTCCCGAGACAAAGAACGTCAgttacagaaagagaagaaaataaaagaactccAGAAAGGAGAG gtGCCCAAGTTCAAGGCACATCCTTTGCCTCACTTTGACACCATTAACCTGCCAGAAAAGAAGGTGAAGAATACTACCCAGGTTGAGCCATTCTGCTTGGAGACAGACAGAAGAGGTGCCCTGAAGGCACAGACTTGGAAGCAccag CTGGATGAAGAACTAAAACAGCAGAAAGAAGCAGCTTGCTTCAAGGCTCGTCCAAACACTGTCATCTCCCAGGAGCCTTTTGTTCCTAAGCGAGAAAAAAAATCCGTTATCG TTCAGGAACCTTTTCAGCTGGCGACAGAGAAGAGAGCCAAGGAGCGGCAGgagctggagaaaagaatggctgaGGTGGAGGCCCTGAAAGCCCAGCAGCTAGAGGAAGCCAGGCAGCAGGAGGAAGAGCAGCAGAAGGAGGAGTTGGCCAGACTACGGAAAGAACTG